One Nocardioides oleivorans DNA segment encodes these proteins:
- a CDS encoding toxin-antitoxin system HicB family antitoxin encodes MDITPYVDTLRRDLVAAAEAGSDELKQAAERLAFALDPSARLALMEAISHAAAEITAELPEGSVDVRLVGRELDFVVEVAPAAALPTPPPPPVPPAAPEEDDGDLSRITLRIPEAVKARAEEKAAAAGQSLNTWMVGLVRSATSEHAINVDIDLSSVPFVGYDPFAAHRKQGNNSRRMSGWQ; translated from the coding sequence ATGGACATCACCCCGTACGTCGACACCCTGCGCCGCGACCTGGTCGCCGCGGCCGAGGCGGGGAGCGACGAGCTGAAGCAGGCCGCCGAGCGGCTGGCCTTCGCCCTCGACCCGAGCGCCCGGCTCGCGCTGATGGAGGCCATCTCGCACGCGGCCGCCGAGATCACCGCCGAGCTGCCCGAGGGCAGCGTCGACGTCCGGCTGGTCGGTCGCGAGCTCGACTTCGTCGTCGAGGTCGCCCCGGCCGCCGCCCTCCCCACGCCTCCCCCGCCGCCGGTACCGCCGGCCGCGCCCGAGGAGGACGACGGCGACCTGTCCCGCATCACGCTCCGCATCCCCGAGGCCGTCAAGGCTCGCGCCGAGGAGAAGGCCGCGGCCGCCGGGCAGAGCCTCAACACCTGGATGGTCGGCCTGGTCCGCAGCGCCACCAGCGAGCACGCGATCAACGTCGACATCGACCTCAGCAGCGTCCCCTTCGTGGGCTACGACCCGTTCGCGGCCCACCGCAAGCAGGGCAACAACAGCCGCCGGATGAGTGGCTGGCAGTGA
- a CDS encoding WXG100 family type VII secretion target, protein MAVGLVYSEMQAAAQAAADAVDPLQQTLRDLAATVETEAGKGFKGQAAVGFGEAINEWFNVAVTLAPILEGYGQNLMYVAQEHATNDTEQATRAGQLADRLGGPR, encoded by the coding sequence GTGGCCGTCGGACTCGTCTACTCCGAGATGCAGGCGGCAGCCCAGGCTGCTGCCGATGCGGTCGATCCGCTCCAGCAGACGCTGCGCGACCTCGCCGCCACGGTCGAGACCGAGGCGGGCAAGGGCTTCAAGGGCCAGGCCGCGGTCGGCTTCGGCGAGGCGATCAACGAGTGGTTCAACGTCGCCGTGACCCTCGCGCCGATCCTCGAGGGCTACGGGCAGAACCTGATGTACGTCGCCCAGGAGCACGCCACCAACGACACCGAGCAGGCGACCCGGGCCGGGCAGCTCGCCGACCGCCTCGGCGGTCCGCGATGA
- a CDS encoding FecCD family ABC transporter permease, which produces MNTVLDQATRSAAWADMRAATARPRRRRLLVLASLALGLVAAFAVRVLLGDYTFTVPDFFRILFGEQMPVSTFILMESKLPRAVLAVLVGLALGSAGSLFQMLLRNPLASPDIVGVSLGASAAGIFAILTLDLRDGAVSVFAVVGAVVIAAVVRWVAGTTGGYRLVLVGVGVAAAMVSVIQYLLARSNTYDVQLALRWLVGSVNNVPWQTIGLLAVVLAVLLPLLAVLAHALPALEMGDDAAAGLGVGRHRTDVLLLVGVLLTAVAVAAAGPVAFVAFMAGPIARAFMGGRHSLLAGALVGAILMLLADYTAAYLIPGVVLPVGIVTGAVGGPFLLWLLARGAATGRTG; this is translated from the coding sequence GTGAACACCGTCCTCGACCAGGCCACCCGCTCCGCAGCGTGGGCCGACATGCGCGCCGCCACCGCGCGACCGCGCCGGCGCCGGCTGCTCGTCCTCGCCAGCCTCGCGCTGGGGCTGGTCGCCGCCTTCGCGGTGCGCGTGCTGCTCGGTGACTACACCTTCACGGTCCCCGACTTCTTCCGGATCCTCTTCGGCGAGCAGATGCCGGTCTCGACCTTCATCCTGATGGAGAGCAAGCTGCCGCGTGCCGTCCTGGCGGTGCTCGTCGGGCTGGCCCTGGGGTCGGCGGGGTCGCTCTTCCAGATGCTGCTGCGCAACCCGCTGGCCAGCCCCGACATCGTCGGGGTCAGCCTCGGCGCGAGCGCGGCCGGCATCTTCGCCATCCTCACCCTCGACCTGCGCGACGGCGCGGTGTCGGTGTTCGCCGTCGTGGGTGCCGTCGTGATCGCGGCGGTGGTGCGCTGGGTCGCCGGCACGACCGGCGGCTACCGGCTGGTGCTGGTCGGGGTCGGCGTCGCCGCCGCGATGGTGTCGGTCATCCAGTACCTCCTCGCCCGCTCCAACACGTACGACGTCCAGCTCGCGCTGCGGTGGCTGGTCGGCAGCGTCAACAACGTGCCGTGGCAGACGATCGGGCTGCTCGCCGTCGTCCTCGCCGTGCTGCTGCCATTGCTCGCGGTGCTGGCCCACGCCCTGCCCGCCCTCGAGATGGGCGACGACGCCGCCGCCGGGCTCGGCGTCGGGCGGCACCGCACCGACGTGCTGCTGCTGGTGGGCGTGCTGCTGACCGCCGTCGCGGTCGCCGCCGCCGGCCCCGTGGCGTTCGTGGCCTTCATGGCCGGACCGATCGCCCGCGCGTTCATGGGCGGGCGGCACAGCCTGCTCGCCGGTGCCCTCGTCGGGGCGATCCTCATGCTGCTCGCCGACTACACCGCGGCGTACCTCATCCCCGGCGTGGTGCTGCCCGTCGGGATCGTGACCGGAGCGGTCGGCGGACCGTTCCTGCTCTGGCTACTGGCGCGCGGCGCCGCGACCGGGAGGACCGGATGA
- a CDS encoding DUF4097 family beta strand repeat-containing protein, translating into MSNVLDHSFDTPAPIGLYVENGRGRLDVTATETTETTIRITGDRAEEFDVRDLGDRIAIIAPRRNSGLFGREPQHDIVVEVPVGSGLNAKVGSSDIATHGRFSDTKIDCGSGDVSLDLVDGETDVRTGSGDVVARHLAGEARVKSGSGDVLVRRSDASLVVTTGSGDVRVEASTGELAIKTGSGDAEVGAVSGDAIFTTGSGDFAIGQASAGRITAKTASGDVRIGVRAGLPVWTDIRTASGTLSSDLPRTGEPAPDQPYLEVRATTASGDVTLHQG; encoded by the coding sequence ATGAGCAACGTCCTCGACCACAGCTTCGACACCCCGGCACCCATCGGCCTCTACGTCGAGAACGGCCGCGGCCGCCTCGACGTCACCGCGACCGAGACCACCGAGACCACCATCCGGATCACCGGCGACCGCGCCGAGGAGTTCGACGTCCGCGACCTGGGCGACCGCATCGCGATCATCGCCCCGCGCCGCAACAGCGGGCTCTTCGGCCGCGAGCCCCAGCACGACATCGTCGTCGAGGTGCCCGTCGGCAGCGGCCTCAACGCGAAGGTCGGGAGCAGCGACATCGCGACGCACGGCCGCTTCTCCGACACGAAGATCGACTGCGGCTCGGGCGACGTCTCGCTCGACCTCGTCGACGGCGAGACCGACGTGCGGACCGGGTCCGGCGACGTCGTCGCCCGGCACCTCGCCGGCGAGGCCCGCGTGAAGTCCGGCTCCGGCGACGTCCTCGTACGTCGCTCCGACGCCAGCCTGGTCGTCACGACCGGCAGCGGCGACGTACGCGTCGAGGCGTCCACCGGCGAGCTCGCCATCAAGACCGGCTCCGGTGACGCCGAGGTCGGCGCGGTCAGCGGCGACGCGATCTTCACCACCGGCTCGGGCGACTTCGCGATCGGCCAGGCCTCGGCCGGTCGGATCACCGCCAAGACCGCCAGCGGCGACGTCCGCATCGGCGTCCGCGCCGGGCTCCCCGTCTGGACCGACATCCGCACCGCCAGCGGCACCCTGTCGTCCGACCTCCCGCGCACCGGCGAGCCCGCCCCCGACCAGCCCTACCTCGAGGTCCGCGCCACCACGGCCTCCGGCGACGTCACGCTCCACCAGGGCTGA
- a CDS encoding iron-siderophore ABC transporter substrate-binding protein, which produces MKRSLAAPTALKAAAATLLLAALAGCSTGSTSADDTDAAPTATSSVDADAFPVTIEHALGSTTIEEEPTRVVSVGYAEADYPLSLGVVPVGADKIEYAGNENDSSDWFDEALGEIDGAEQPTRFSTADGVPVDEIVKLQPDLVTATQSGITQEEYDKLTDAGIPVVAYPNAPYNTTWQESLEMVGQALGRTALADEVKAETEQVIADTAAEFPQLEGKTFTFAGPNADPSSFYVYTSMDNRPRLLVELGMVNSPLVEERSEPGQFLFNISSERTAQLDADVFLTYANSEENVQELADDPLVQQIPAVADNRWYATVDVTEAIGLSAPSPLSIPVGMERYIPHVAAAVDGDGSTP; this is translated from the coding sequence ATGAAGCGAAGTCTTGCCGCGCCCACTGCCCTCAAGGCTGCTGCGGCCACCCTCCTGCTCGCCGCGCTCGCCGGCTGCAGCACCGGGTCCACCAGTGCCGACGACACCGACGCCGCCCCGACGGCGACCAGCTCGGTCGACGCCGACGCGTTCCCGGTGACGATCGAGCACGCGCTCGGCTCGACCACGATCGAGGAGGAGCCGACCCGCGTGGTCTCCGTCGGCTACGCCGAGGCCGACTACCCGCTCTCGCTGGGCGTGGTCCCGGTCGGTGCCGACAAGATCGAGTACGCCGGCAACGAGAACGACTCGTCGGACTGGTTCGACGAGGCCCTGGGCGAGATCGACGGCGCCGAGCAGCCGACCCGCTTCAGCACCGCCGACGGCGTGCCCGTCGACGAGATCGTCAAGCTCCAGCCCGACCTGGTGACCGCGACGCAGTCCGGCATCACGCAGGAGGAGTACGACAAGCTCACCGACGCGGGCATCCCGGTCGTCGCCTACCCCAACGCGCCCTACAACACCACGTGGCAGGAGTCGCTGGAGATGGTCGGCCAGGCGCTGGGCCGCACCGCACTGGCCGACGAGGTCAAGGCCGAGACCGAGCAGGTCATCGCCGACACGGCGGCGGAGTTCCCGCAGCTCGAGGGCAAGACCTTCACCTTCGCCGGCCCCAACGCCGACCCGTCGTCGTTCTACGTCTACACCTCCATGGACAACCGGCCGCGCCTGCTCGTCGAGCTCGGCATGGTGAACTCCCCGCTCGTCGAGGAGCGCAGCGAGCCCGGCCAGTTCCTCTTCAACATCTCCTCCGAGCGCACCGCGCAGCTCGACGCCGACGTCTTCCTCACCTACGCGAACTCGGAGGAGAACGTCCAGGAGCTCGCCGACGACCCGCTGGTCCAGCAGATCCCGGCCGTGGCCGACAACCGCTGGTACGCCACGGTCGACGTGACCGAGGCGATCGGCCTCTCGGCCCCCTCGCCGCTGTCGATCCCCGTCGGCATGGAGCGCTACATCCCGCACGTCGCCGCGGCCGTCGACGGCGACGGCTCCACGCCGTGA
- a CDS encoding heterodisulfide reductase-related iron-sulfur binding cluster, giving the protein MQIVAIVVSLALTVAAVAMLVPAVRRMLGVIRSGQPAPGRTGNPTGRAATMLKETFLHTRMLQWHWVGVMHWFVYAAFLFLSTAVLAAYFQLFSPSFAWPIIGHWYPYEWFSELIGLLSTIGIVYLIVYRQKHHPRSEGRRSRFFGSNFWQAYFVEALALLEGAAILFVRAAEWKLDEDAGRSHYPIASWIGDALYTNDASTLENLIYFIAAFKIALAMIWLMVIARNITMGIAWHRFTAWFNIYFKREDDGSTALGAMKPLTSAGKPVTLDDIDDLDEDSVLGAGSIEDFSWKGILDFTTCTECGRCQSQCPAWNTEKPLSPKLLITALRDHAYAKGDPKSEGHEAHAERQLVGVGSKGESAGSGTDVLDYFYNPADGDFVIDEDVLWSCTSCGACVQQCPVDIEHVDHIMDMRRYQLLVESNFPAELNQLFKGLENKGNPWNMSASARMDWAKGLEFDVPVVGEDLESLESVDWLFWVGCAGAYEDRAKKTTRAVAELLDMAGISFGVLGNGETCTGDPARRAGNEFVFQGLAQQNVETFKEYKVKKVVSTCAHCFNTLKNEYKDFGIELEVVHHTQLLNRLVREGKLTPVKEGAGAAKRSITYHDPCYLGRHNQVYSPPRELLEILPGAEFVEMERNSERSFCCGAGGARMWMEENLGERINMNRTKEAVGTGADQIAVGCPFCRVMLSDGLTSQQAAGEAREEVEVLDVAQMLLASVKGEQATKAAPGSSPAAAPAAAPAAAPAAAPAAKSADVATKDEPEAGDVTITEDTVTETADVGPAAKASGGSSLFDTPATEPAAEPAKPAESGGSLFDTPAPEPAKPAEPAKPAESGGSLFDTPAPDPAAEPAKPAEPAAGGSLFDVPTTEPEAPAPTAQAPTAKAAPATDLGSGGSLFDVPTTEPEAPEAQAPAEPEAKAAPATDLGSGGSLFDVPTTEPEAPKAQAPAEAVEPEPEPEAKAAPATDLGSGGSLFDVPATEPEAAPKAEATAEPAEPEAKAAPAEAAPAAKPAADLGSGGSLFDIAAPEPASEPTTEPAVAPESPSDSRASAAEPTTPASTDGSYGSLFDVASPEPAVAPESPSDSSPSEATVDVESPSDSSPSEAAEEAPEAAPAPVAEAPASSGTTSAPSTDVDITSLGSLFDVPAPEATPAAAATSDEPAAPTASSSHVAEDSEPEPAPEPEPEPEVAEEAAAPSAPPSGADLSQAASFSEPSEPTAEPSAAAGGEVPEAEPAAEPEATVEDPETVLDADDDAGAEQADEVDEPDAERPKPTASPDAPAHTPKTDVDINGSGSLFDL; this is encoded by the coding sequence ATGCAGATCGTCGCGATCGTCGTCTCGCTCGCACTCACCGTCGCCGCCGTCGCCATGCTGGTGCCGGCCGTACGACGGATGCTGGGCGTGATCCGCTCGGGCCAGCCGGCTCCGGGCCGCACCGGGAACCCGACCGGTCGCGCGGCGACGATGCTGAAGGAGACGTTCCTCCACACGCGGATGCTCCAGTGGCACTGGGTCGGCGTCATGCACTGGTTCGTCTACGCGGCGTTCCTGTTCCTCAGCACGGCCGTCCTGGCGGCGTACTTCCAGCTCTTCTCGCCCTCGTTCGCGTGGCCGATCATCGGCCACTGGTACCCCTACGAGTGGTTCAGCGAGCTCATCGGCCTGCTGAGCACGATCGGCATCGTCTACCTGATCGTCTACCGCCAGAAGCACCACCCGCGCTCCGAGGGCCGCAGGAGCCGCTTCTTCGGCTCGAACTTCTGGCAGGCCTACTTCGTCGAGGCGCTTGCGCTGCTCGAGGGTGCGGCGATCCTGTTCGTCCGCGCCGCGGAGTGGAAGCTCGACGAGGACGCCGGGCGCTCGCACTACCCGATCGCCTCGTGGATCGGCGACGCGCTCTACACCAACGACGCCTCCACCCTCGAGAACCTCATCTACTTCATCGCCGCCTTCAAGATCGCGCTGGCGATGATCTGGCTGATGGTGATCGCCCGCAACATCACCATGGGCATCGCGTGGCACCGCTTCACCGCGTGGTTCAACATCTACTTCAAGCGCGAGGACGACGGCAGTACCGCGCTCGGCGCGATGAAGCCGCTCACCTCGGCCGGCAAGCCGGTCACGCTCGACGACATCGACGACCTCGACGAGGACTCGGTGCTCGGCGCGGGCTCGATCGAGGACTTCTCCTGGAAGGGCATCCTCGACTTCACCACCTGCACGGAGTGCGGTCGCTGCCAGTCGCAGTGCCCCGCCTGGAACACCGAGAAGCCCCTCTCGCCCAAGCTGCTGATCACCGCGCTGCGCGACCACGCGTACGCCAAGGGCGACCCGAAGTCCGAGGGTCACGAGGCGCACGCCGAGCGCCAGCTCGTGGGCGTCGGCTCGAAGGGCGAGAGCGCGGGCTCCGGCACCGACGTGCTCGACTACTTCTACAACCCCGCCGACGGCGACTTCGTCATCGACGAGGACGTGCTGTGGAGCTGCACGTCGTGCGGCGCCTGCGTCCAGCAGTGCCCGGTCGACATCGAGCACGTCGACCACATCATGGACATGCGGCGCTACCAGCTGCTGGTCGAGTCGAACTTCCCCGCCGAGCTCAACCAGCTCTTCAAGGGCCTGGAGAACAAGGGCAACCCCTGGAACATGTCGGCCTCGGCCCGCATGGACTGGGCCAAGGGCCTCGAGTTCGACGTGCCGGTCGTCGGGGAGGACCTGGAGTCCCTCGAGTCGGTCGACTGGCTGTTCTGGGTCGGCTGCGCGGGCGCGTACGAGGACCGTGCGAAGAAGACGACCCGTGCGGTCGCCGAGCTGCTGGACATGGCCGGCATCTCCTTCGGCGTCCTCGGCAACGGCGAGACCTGCACCGGCGACCCGGCCCGCCGCGCCGGCAACGAGTTCGTCTTCCAGGGCCTCGCGCAGCAGAACGTCGAGACCTTCAAGGAGTACAAGGTCAAGAAGGTCGTCTCGACCTGCGCCCACTGCTTCAACACGCTCAAGAACGAGTACAAGGACTTCGGCATCGAGCTCGAGGTCGTCCACCACACGCAGCTGCTCAACCGGCTCGTGCGCGAGGGCAAGCTGACCCCCGTCAAGGAGGGCGCGGGCGCCGCGAAGCGCTCGATCACCTACCACGATCCCTGCTACCTCGGCCGCCACAACCAGGTCTACTCGCCGCCGCGCGAGCTGCTCGAGATCCTGCCCGGCGCCGAGTTCGTCGAGATGGAGCGCAACTCCGAGCGCTCCTTCTGCTGCGGCGCCGGCGGTGCGCGCATGTGGATGGAGGAGAACCTCGGCGAGCGGATCAACATGAACCGCACCAAGGAGGCCGTCGGCACCGGTGCCGACCAGATCGCCGTCGGCTGCCCCTTCTGCCGCGTGATGCTCTCCGACGGGCTCACCTCCCAGCAGGCCGCGGGCGAGGCCCGCGAGGAGGTCGAGGTCCTCGACGTGGCGCAGATGCTGCTCGCGTCGGTCAAGGGCGAGCAGGCGACCAAGGCCGCGCCGGGCTCCTCGCCCGCCGCCGCCCCGGCCGCCGCCCCGGCCGCCGCCCCGGCCGCCGCGCCGGCCGCGAAGTCGGCAGACGTCGCGACCAAGGACGAGCCGGAGGCCGGTGACGTCACGATCACCGAGGACACCGTCACCGAGACCGCGGACGTCGGGCCTGCCGCGAAGGCGTCCGGCGGGTCGTCGCTCTTCGACACCCCGGCCACCGAGCCCGCCGCCGAGCCCGCGAAGCCTGCCGAGTCCGGTGGCTCGCTCTTCGACACTCCCGCTCCCGAGCCCGCCAAGCCCGCCGAGCCGGCCAAGCCCGCCGAGTCGGGTGGCTCGCTCTTCGACACTCCCGCTCCCGATCCCGCCGCCGAGCCCGCGAAGCCTGCCGAGCCCGCGGCAGGCGGGTCGCTCTTCGACGTACCCACCACCGAGCCCGAGGCTCCGGCCCCGACGGCTCAGGCACCTACCGCGAAGGCTGCACCGGCCACCGACCTGGGCAGCGGCGGGTCGCTCTTCGACGTGCCCACCACGGAGCCCGAGGCCCCCGAGGCCCAGGCACCTGCCGAGCCGGAGGCGAAGGCCGCACCGGCCACCGACCTCGGCAGCGGCGGGTCGCTCTTCGACGTACCCACCACCGAGCCCGAGGCCCCCAAGGCCCAGGCGCCTGCCGAGGCTGTCGAGCCCGAGCCCGAGCCGGAGGCGAAGGCCGCACCGGCCACCGACCTGGGCAGCGGCGGGTCGCTCTTCGACGTACCCGCCACCGAGCCCGAGGCCGCCCCCAAGGCCGAGGCGACTGCCGAGCCTGCCGAGCCGGAGGCGAAGGCCGCACCGGCCGAGGCGGCGCCGGCGGCGAAGCCCGCGGCCGACCTCGGCAGCGGCGGGTCACTCTTCGACATCGCCGCTCCGGAGCCTGCCTCCGAGCCCACGACCGAGCCCGCAGTGGCGCCTGAGTCTCCCAGCGACTCACGTGCGAGCGCGGCAGAGCCGACCACGCCTGCGAGCACGGACGGAAGCTACGGATCGCTCTTCGACGTCGCCAGCCCCGAGCCCGCCGTCGCCCCTGAGTCCCCCAGCGACTCAAGCCCGAGCGAGGCCACGGTCGACGTTGAGTCTCCCAGCGACTCGAGCCCCAGCGAGGCCGCCGAGGAGGCGCCTGAGGCAGCACCCGCGCCCGTGGCGGAGGCACCGGCCTCGAGCGGTACGACGTCCGCGCCGAGCACCGACGTCGACATCACGAGCCTCGGCTCGCTGTTCGACGTCCCCGCCCCCGAGGCGACCCCGGCCGCTGCGGCGACGAGTGACGAACCGGCGGCCCCGACCGCCTCTTCGTCCCACGTCGCCGAGGACAGCGAGCCGGAGCCTGCGCCGGAGCCGGAGCCGGAGCCGGAGGTCGCCGAGGAGGCAGCTGCTCCCAGTGCGCCCCCGAGCGGCGCGGACCTCAGCCAGGCGGCGTCGTTCTCCGAGCCGTCCGAGCCCACTGCCGAGCCCAGCGCCGCGGCCGGTGGGGAGGTCCCCGAGGCGGAGCCCGCAGCGGAGCCCGAGGCCACCGTCGAGGACCCGGAAACGGTCCTCGACGCAGATGACGACGCAGGCGCCGAGCAGGCCGACGAGGTCGACGAGCCCGATGCCGAACGGCCGAAGCCGACCGCGAGCCCGGACGCCCCGGCCCACACGCCGAAGACCGACGTCGACATCAACGGCTCCGGCTCACTGTTCGACCTCTAA
- a CDS encoding siderophore-interacting protein: MTTTSEVLPLLFTEVEVVSVDRLGPTFVRVELASPELAEFGVEGPRYDQRIKLIFPDPATGAITSTEGADASWFSTWMEQPTEERGHMRTYTIRDVRGSGASTTFVVDMVLHLEGDLVGPGSTWASTAAVGDRIVVLAPRRGHFYGGIEFVPAEGAELLLVGDETAVPAVCTVLEQLPADARGTAFLEVPHVGDVQTTIGPAGVEVVWLPREDAELGVRLHDAVVAHLGIPGARVEVGEDEVDPDLWETPTHSSSGEDVAGGGAPGAACEVGTYAWIAGESKVVTGLRRHLVNELGFDRSQVAFMGYWRRGVAMKS; the protein is encoded by the coding sequence ATGACCACGACGTCCGAAGTCCTGCCCCTGCTCTTCACCGAGGTCGAGGTCGTCTCGGTCGACCGGCTGGGCCCGACCTTCGTCCGCGTCGAGCTGGCCAGCCCCGAGCTCGCGGAGTTCGGCGTCGAGGGCCCGCGCTACGACCAGCGCATCAAGCTGATCTTCCCCGACCCCGCGACCGGCGCGATCACCTCGACCGAGGGCGCCGACGCCTCCTGGTTCTCCACGTGGATGGAGCAGCCGACCGAGGAACGCGGGCACATGCGCACCTACACGATCCGCGACGTGCGCGGCTCGGGTGCCTCCACGACCTTCGTCGTCGACATGGTCCTGCACCTCGAGGGCGACCTCGTCGGGCCCGGCTCGACCTGGGCCTCGACCGCGGCCGTCGGCGACCGCATCGTGGTGCTCGCGCCGCGCCGCGGCCACTTCTACGGTGGCATCGAGTTCGTCCCCGCCGAGGGTGCGGAGCTCCTGCTCGTCGGCGACGAGACCGCGGTGCCCGCGGTGTGCACGGTCCTCGAGCAGCTGCCGGCGGACGCCCGCGGGACGGCCTTCCTCGAGGTGCCCCACGTCGGCGACGTACAGACCACGATCGGGCCGGCCGGGGTCGAGGTCGTCTGGCTTCCCCGGGAGGACGCCGAGCTCGGGGTCCGGCTCCACGACGCGGTGGTCGCGCACCTCGGCATCCCGGGCGCCCGGGTCGAGGTCGGCGAGGACGAGGTCGACCCCGACCTCTGGGAGACGCCCACCCACTCCTCGTCCGGCGAGGACGTGGCGGGCGGCGGTGCTCCCGGGGCTGCCTGCGAAGTGGGGACGTACGCCTGGATCGCGGGCGAGTCGAAGGTGGTGACCGGGCTGCGCCGGCACCTCGTCAACGAGCTCGGGTTCGACCGCAGCCAGGTGGCCTTCATGGGCTACTGGCGCCGCGGCGTGGCCATGAAGTCCTGA
- a CDS encoding ABC transporter ATP-binding protein — MTDPTSRLHTEAVSLGYGDRKVVDEVSVEIPDGKVTVVVGPNACGKSTLLKGLARLVRPQGGAVILDGEEIHKRPTKEVAKVLGLLPQNPIAPDGVVVADLVGRGRHPHQGVFTRWSAEDRAAVEEAMVLTDTASLADRVVDELSGGQRQRVWIAMALAQGTDLLLLDEPTTFLDVAHQVEMLDLLHDLNVERGTTVVMVLHDLNLAARYADHLIAVSEGRVYAVGDPSEVLDTTLVQEVFGMQSAVIDDPVSGTPLVVPIGRHRSNGRV; from the coding sequence ATGACCGACCCGACCAGCAGGCTGCACACCGAGGCGGTGAGCCTGGGCTACGGCGACCGCAAGGTCGTCGACGAGGTGAGCGTCGAGATCCCCGACGGCAAGGTCACCGTCGTCGTCGGCCCGAACGCGTGCGGCAAGTCGACGCTGCTCAAGGGCCTGGCCCGGCTCGTGCGACCGCAGGGCGGGGCGGTGATCCTCGACGGCGAGGAGATCCACAAGCGCCCGACCAAGGAGGTCGCCAAGGTCCTCGGGCTGCTGCCCCAGAACCCGATCGCTCCCGACGGCGTGGTCGTCGCCGACCTCGTCGGTCGCGGACGACACCCGCACCAGGGCGTCTTCACGCGCTGGAGCGCCGAGGACCGGGCGGCGGTGGAGGAGGCGATGGTCCTCACCGACACCGCCTCGCTCGCCGACCGCGTGGTCGACGAGCTCTCGGGTGGCCAGCGCCAGCGGGTCTGGATCGCGATGGCGCTCGCGCAGGGCACCGACCTGCTGCTGCTCGACGAGCCGACGACCTTCCTCGACGTCGCCCACCAGGTCGAGATGCTCGACCTGCTCCACGACCTCAACGTCGAGCGCGGCACGACGGTCGTCATGGTGCTCCACGACCTCAACCTCGCCGCGCGCTACGCCGACCACCTGATCGCCGTGTCCGAGGGGAGGGTGTACGCCGTCGGCGACCCGTCGGAGGTGCTCGACACGACGCTGGTCCAGGAGGTCTTCGGCATGCAGAGCGCCGTCATCGACGACCCCGTCTCCGGCACTCCTCTCGTGGTCCCGATCGGTCGGCACCGCAGCAACGGCCGGGTGTGA
- a CDS encoding FecCD family ABC transporter permease: MATTTELLDRPRSTSAAGPASAYAVMLALLVVASVVSVFVGSRLFSPLELFRDGPDQTVLQVRAVRTALGLCVGVALGLAGACMQGLTRNPLADPGILGVNAGAALAIVLGIAYLGAGSMTSYVLLALVGAAVASVAVHTIAGVGRDGATPAKLTVAGAAFAAAASSWTVAVQLVDQTTLDVMRRWQVGSIGGRSWDLVVSLVPMFVVGAVLALALSRTLNALALGDEMAKGLGRHTARDRVLVGFAIVLLAGTATAAAGPIAFVGLIVPHLVRTRTGSDHRHLLPLSAGYGAVLVLLADTVGRIVLPPSEVQVGIMTAVIGVPFFLLLVRRGRMGL, encoded by the coding sequence ATGGCCACCACCACCGAGCTGCTGGACCGGCCGCGGAGCACCTCCGCGGCCGGCCCGGCATCGGCGTACGCCGTGATGCTCGCGCTCCTCGTGGTGGCCTCCGTCGTCTCGGTCTTCGTCGGGTCGCGCCTGTTCTCACCGCTCGAGCTCTTCCGCGACGGGCCTGACCAGACCGTGCTCCAGGTGCGCGCGGTCCGCACCGCCCTCGGCCTGTGCGTCGGCGTGGCGCTCGGCCTCGCGGGTGCCTGCATGCAGGGCCTGACCCGCAACCCGCTCGCCGACCCCGGCATCCTCGGGGTGAACGCCGGGGCGGCGCTGGCCATCGTGCTGGGCATCGCCTACCTCGGCGCGGGCAGCATGACGTCGTACGTCCTCCTGGCCCTCGTCGGCGCAGCGGTCGCCTCGGTGGCGGTCCACACCATCGCCGGGGTCGGTCGCGACGGTGCGACCCCCGCGAAGCTCACGGTCGCCGGAGCCGCCTTCGCCGCAGCCGCGAGCAGCTGGACGGTCGCCGTGCAGCTCGTCGACCAGACCACGCTCGACGTGATGCGGCGCTGGCAGGTCGGCTCCATCGGCGGCCGCTCGTGGGACCTCGTGGTCTCGCTGGTGCCGATGTTCGTCGTCGGTGCCGTGCTCGCCCTCGCGCTCAGCCGCACGCTGAACGCCCTCGCGCTCGGCGACGAGATGGCCAAGGGCCTGGGCCGTCACACCGCGCGCGACCGGGTCCTGGTCGGCTTCGCCATCGTGCTGCTCGCGGGCACGGCCACGGCCGCCGCAGGCCCCATCGCCTTCGTCGGCCTGATCGTCCCGCACCTGGTCCGCACCCGCACCGGCTCCGACCACCGCCACCTGCTCCCGCTCAGTGCCGGGTACGGCGCGGTGCTGGTGCTGCTCGCCGACACGGTCGGGCGGATCGTCCTCCCACCGTCGGAGGTGCAGGTCGGCATCATGACGGCCGTGATCGGGGTGCCGTTCTTCCTGCTGCTGGTCCGGCGCGGACGGATGGGGCTGTGA